One part of the Prunus persica cultivar Lovell chromosome G5, Prunus_persica_NCBIv2, whole genome shotgun sequence genome encodes these proteins:
- the LOC18776519 gene encoding ras GTPase-activating protein-binding protein 1 isoform X1, with protein sequence MQEASPASAPSAQLVGNAFVEQYYHILHESPQLVHRFYQDSSSLSRTDVNGNMATVTTMQAISQKIQSLNYGDYTAEIKTADSQESYEKGVIVLVTGCLTGKDNVGRKFAQTFFLAPQEKGYYVLNDVFRYIEDNESLQTNNVLVNGINESAPEAILTAEPEPTHAPDHLVVDRATSFEEEDLNNGPEVCDPSDNDEGSVIEEEIVEPPAHSSQNQGLADVDPTPDPAPETQEDVPKKSYASIVKVMKSNAASSPVRVPTRTVRTISANTDHQSLGFAQPAPAPVASAPSGDAAPESSNAHEEAEGHSIHVRNLPYDATVEQLEKEFKKFGPIKRDGIQVRSSKQGFCFGFVEFETLSSMQSALEASPITIGDRPAVIEEKRTTTRVSSGGRGRFSSGRAGFRSDTFRGRGNYGGGRSYGRNEFRNQGEFSGRARGAGRNGEGYQRVNLNGRGGGRQGAANRSSVPA encoded by the exons ATGCAGGAAGCATCTCCTGCCTCTGCTCCCAGTGCCCAACTTGTTGGCAATGCCTTTGTGGAGCAATATTACCATATTCTTCATGAATCTCCACAATTAGTGCATAGGTTTTATCAGGATTCCAGCTCTCTTAGCAGGACAGATGTCAATGGCAATATGGCAACAGTGACAACTATGCAA GCAATAAGTCAAAAAATTCAGTCCTTAAATTATGGAGACTATACGGCAGAAATAAAAACTGCAGATTCTCAGGAGTCTTATGAGAAAGGAGTGATTGTTCTCGTCACCGGATGCTTGACTGGAAAGGACAATGTGGGAAGAAAATTTGCCCAAACATTCTTTCTAGCTCCACAGGAGAAGGGGTATTATGTCTTAAATGATGTTTTTAGGTATATTGAGGACAATGAATCTTTGCAGACCAATAATGTCTTGGTTAACGGCATCAATGAAAGTGCTCCAGAAGCTATCTTGACAGCAGAACCAG AGCCTACTCACGCTCCCGATCATCTTGTGGTGGATCGTGCAACTTCCTTTGAGGAAGAGGATCTCAATAATGGTCCTGAAGTTTGTGATCCTTCAGATAATGATGAAGGATCAGTTATTGAAGAAGAGATTGTGGAGCCCCCAGCTCACTCAAGTCAGAATCAAGGTCTTGCAGATGTTGATCCAACCCCTGATCCTGCCCCTGAAACCCAGGAGGATGTTCCAAAGAAATCATATGCATCAATT GTGAAGGTAATGAAAAGTAATGCTGCATCCAGTCCTGTCCGTGTGCCTACCCGCACCGTGAGGACAATATCTGCAAACACTGACCATCAATCCCTTGGTTTTGCACAACCAGCTCCTGCACCAGTGGCATCAGCTCCTAGTGGTGATGCTGCCCCTGAAAGTAGCAATGCTCATGAGGAAG CAGAAGGTCACTCCATACATGTACGGAATTTGCCATATGATGCAACAGTGGAACAACTTGAGAAGGAGTTTAAGAAATTTGGGCCTATTAAGCGTGATGGGATCCAAGTCCGGAGTAGTAAG CAAGGATTCTGCTTTGGCTTTGTTGAATTTGAGACTTTGAGTTCCATGCAAAGTGCACTTGAG GCTTCACCTATCACCATCGGGGACCGCCCGGCAGTGATCGAGGAAAAGAGAACCACAACTCGAG TTAGCAGTGGTGGGAGAGGAAGGTTCTCTTCAGGAAGAGCTGGCTTTCGGAGTGACACTTTCAGGGGTCGTGGGAACTATGGTGGTGGCCGTAGCTATGGCAGGAATGAATTCAGAAACCAGGGTGAGTTTTCTGGGCGAGCCAGGGGAGCTGGACGAAATGGAGAGGGTTATCAGCGGGTGAATCTGAATGGAAGAGGTGGTGGACGTCAAGGTGCGGCAAACCGCAGTTCCGTTCCTGCTTGA
- the LOC18777831 gene encoding uncharacterized protein LOC18777831, protein MEAKAFCSSVRGAPLGGRRENYASSFSPLLIQSMATQKPIPSVNKTASSKKNSTKPPVKLLTRVEQLKLLTKAEKAGLLSAAEKSGLSLSSIEKLGLLSKAEEFGVLSAATDPGTPGALFTLSLVLLLLGPFVVYLVPEDYPLEIGVQAFVALLSVVGGSAAFAASNFVSNLQKSS, encoded by the exons atggAGGCCAAAGCATTTTGTAGCAGCGTGAGAGGTGCGCCATTGGGAGGCAGAAGAGAGAAttatgcttcttctttctcaccCCTTCTCATCCAATCCATGGCTACCCAGAAGCCCATTCCTTCTGTTAACAAAACAGCTAGCTCCAAGAAG AATTCAACTAAACCACCAGTTAAGCTACTAACAAGGGTGGAGCAACTGAAGCTACTGACCAAAGCAGAGAAAGCCGGCCTGCTATCGGCGGCAGAGAAGTCCGGGCTCTCGCTGTCGAGCATAGAGAAACTGGGTCTGCTCTCCAAGGCGGAGGAATTCGGAGTTCTATCGGCAGCCACTGACCCGGGAACTCCGGGGGCATTGTTCACTCTTAGCTTAGTATTGCTGCTTTTGGGTCCATTTGTAGTCTATCTTGTGCCTGAGGATTATCCTTTGGAGATAGGGGTACAAGCTTTTGTTGCTTTGCTTTCAGTGGTGGGTGGTTCTGCAGCTTTTGCTGCTTCAAATtttgtatccaacttgcagaAGTCAAGTTGA
- the LOC18775986 gene encoding uncharacterized protein LOC18775986, with protein MAKPVSTATSSIAQTLKRYLKKPWEITGPCADPEYKLAVPGALEYRLECPASTQVKACVPTSNPETVYDIKYYARDQRRNRPPIRRTVLKKADVEKLMKEKKTFDVSDFPPVYLTDVVEEDCNARGGGYQK; from the coding sequence ATGGCGAAGCCGGTGTCCACCGCCACCTCATCCATTGCCCAAACCCTAAAGCGGTACCTGAAGAAACCGTGGGAGATAACGGGTCCATGCGCGGACCCGGAGTACAAGCTCGCCGTACCCGGCGCGCTCGAGTACCGGCTCGAATGCCCGGCTTCGACCCAGGTCAAGGCCTGCGTGCCCACATCCAACCCGGAAACCGTATACGATATCAAGTACTACGCCCGGGACCAGAGGCGCAATCGGCCCCCCATTAGACGCACCGTTTTGAAGAAGGCTGATGTCGAGAAGCtaatgaaggagaagaagaccTTCGACGTCTCAGATTTCCCTCCGGTTTACTTGACCGATGTTGTTGAAGAAGACTGCAACGCCCGAGGCGGAGGCTACCAGAAATGA
- the LOC18775645 gene encoding mitochondrial import receptor subunit TOM5 homolog: MADFPISLDKAKYFLQSQYHDEEKWALNMKLLRAAGLFAGSILLMRSYGDLMAI, encoded by the exons ATGGCGGACTTCCCGATCTCACTGGACAAGGCGAAATACTTCTTGCAGTCCCAGTATCATGACGAGGAAAAGTGGGCCCTTAACATG AAATTGCTGCGTGCTGCAGGTCTGTTTGCAGGATCAATTCTTCTAATGCGGAGTTACGGTGATCTGATGGCCATATGA
- the LOC18776519 gene encoding ras GTPase-activating protein-binding protein 1 isoform X3: MQEASPASAPSAQLVGNAFVEQYYHILHESPQLVHRFYQDSSSLSRTDVNGNMATVTTMQAISQKIQSLNYGDYTAEIKTADSQESYEKGVIVLVTGCLTGKDNVGRKFAQTFFLAPQEKGYYVLNDVFRYIEDNESLQTNNVLVNGINESAPEAILTAEPEPTHAPDHLVVDRATSFEEEDLNNGPEVCDPSDNDEGSVIEEEIVEPPAHSSQNQGLADVDPTPDPAPETQEDVPKKSYASIVMKSNAASSPVRVPTRTVRTISANTDHQSLGFAQPAPAPVASAPSGDAAPESSNAHEEAEGHSIHVRNLPYDATVEQLEKEFKKFGPIKRDGIQVRSSKQGFCFGFVEFETLSSMQSALEASPITIGDRPAVIEEKRTTTRVSSGGRGRFSSGRAGFRSDTFRGRGNYGGGRSYGRNEFRNQGEFSGRARGAGRNGEGYQRVNLNGRGGGRQGAANRSSVPA; the protein is encoded by the exons ATGCAGGAAGCATCTCCTGCCTCTGCTCCCAGTGCCCAACTTGTTGGCAATGCCTTTGTGGAGCAATATTACCATATTCTTCATGAATCTCCACAATTAGTGCATAGGTTTTATCAGGATTCCAGCTCTCTTAGCAGGACAGATGTCAATGGCAATATGGCAACAGTGACAACTATGCAA GCAATAAGTCAAAAAATTCAGTCCTTAAATTATGGAGACTATACGGCAGAAATAAAAACTGCAGATTCTCAGGAGTCTTATGAGAAAGGAGTGATTGTTCTCGTCACCGGATGCTTGACTGGAAAGGACAATGTGGGAAGAAAATTTGCCCAAACATTCTTTCTAGCTCCACAGGAGAAGGGGTATTATGTCTTAAATGATGTTTTTAGGTATATTGAGGACAATGAATCTTTGCAGACCAATAATGTCTTGGTTAACGGCATCAATGAAAGTGCTCCAGAAGCTATCTTGACAGCAGAACCAG AGCCTACTCACGCTCCCGATCATCTTGTGGTGGATCGTGCAACTTCCTTTGAGGAAGAGGATCTCAATAATGGTCCTGAAGTTTGTGATCCTTCAGATAATGATGAAGGATCAGTTATTGAAGAAGAGATTGTGGAGCCCCCAGCTCACTCAAGTCAGAATCAAGGTCTTGCAGATGTTGATCCAACCCCTGATCCTGCCCCTGAAACCCAGGAGGATGTTCCAAAGAAATCATATGCATCAATT GTAATGAAAAGTAATGCTGCATCCAGTCCTGTCCGTGTGCCTACCCGCACCGTGAGGACAATATCTGCAAACACTGACCATCAATCCCTTGGTTTTGCACAACCAGCTCCTGCACCAGTGGCATCAGCTCCTAGTGGTGATGCTGCCCCTGAAAGTAGCAATGCTCATGAGGAAG CAGAAGGTCACTCCATACATGTACGGAATTTGCCATATGATGCAACAGTGGAACAACTTGAGAAGGAGTTTAAGAAATTTGGGCCTATTAAGCGTGATGGGATCCAAGTCCGGAGTAGTAAG CAAGGATTCTGCTTTGGCTTTGTTGAATTTGAGACTTTGAGTTCCATGCAAAGTGCACTTGAG GCTTCACCTATCACCATCGGGGACCGCCCGGCAGTGATCGAGGAAAAGAGAACCACAACTCGAG TTAGCAGTGGTGGGAGAGGAAGGTTCTCTTCAGGAAGAGCTGGCTTTCGGAGTGACACTTTCAGGGGTCGTGGGAACTATGGTGGTGGCCGTAGCTATGGCAGGAATGAATTCAGAAACCAGGGTGAGTTTTCTGGGCGAGCCAGGGGAGCTGGACGAAATGGAGAGGGTTATCAGCGGGTGAATCTGAATGGAAGAGGTGGTGGACGTCAAGGTGCGGCAAACCGCAGTTCCGTTCCTGCTTGA
- the LOC18776519 gene encoding ras GTPase-activating protein-binding protein 1 isoform X4, producing the protein MQEASPASAPSAQLVGNAFVEQYYHILHESPQLVHRFYQDSSSLSRTDVNGNMATVTTMQAISQKIQSLNYGDYTAEIKTADSQESYEKGVIVLVTGCLTGKDNVGRKFAQTFFLAPQEKGYYVLNDVFRYIEDNESLQTNNVLVNGINESAPEAILTAEPEPTHAPDHLVVDRATSFEEEDLNNGPEVCDPSDNDEGSVIEEEIVEPPAHSSQNQGLADVDPTPDPAPETQEDVPKKSYASIVMKSNAASSPVRVPTRTVRTISANTDHQSLGFAQPAPAPVASAPSGDAAPESSNAHEEEGHSIHVRNLPYDATVEQLEKEFKKFGPIKRDGIQVRSSKQGFCFGFVEFETLSSMQSALEASPITIGDRPAVIEEKRTTTRVSSGGRGRFSSGRAGFRSDTFRGRGNYGGGRSYGRNEFRNQGEFSGRARGAGRNGEGYQRVNLNGRGGGRQGAANRSSVPA; encoded by the exons ATGCAGGAAGCATCTCCTGCCTCTGCTCCCAGTGCCCAACTTGTTGGCAATGCCTTTGTGGAGCAATATTACCATATTCTTCATGAATCTCCACAATTAGTGCATAGGTTTTATCAGGATTCCAGCTCTCTTAGCAGGACAGATGTCAATGGCAATATGGCAACAGTGACAACTATGCAA GCAATAAGTCAAAAAATTCAGTCCTTAAATTATGGAGACTATACGGCAGAAATAAAAACTGCAGATTCTCAGGAGTCTTATGAGAAAGGAGTGATTGTTCTCGTCACCGGATGCTTGACTGGAAAGGACAATGTGGGAAGAAAATTTGCCCAAACATTCTTTCTAGCTCCACAGGAGAAGGGGTATTATGTCTTAAATGATGTTTTTAGGTATATTGAGGACAATGAATCTTTGCAGACCAATAATGTCTTGGTTAACGGCATCAATGAAAGTGCTCCAGAAGCTATCTTGACAGCAGAACCAG AGCCTACTCACGCTCCCGATCATCTTGTGGTGGATCGTGCAACTTCCTTTGAGGAAGAGGATCTCAATAATGGTCCTGAAGTTTGTGATCCTTCAGATAATGATGAAGGATCAGTTATTGAAGAAGAGATTGTGGAGCCCCCAGCTCACTCAAGTCAGAATCAAGGTCTTGCAGATGTTGATCCAACCCCTGATCCTGCCCCTGAAACCCAGGAGGATGTTCCAAAGAAATCATATGCATCAATT GTAATGAAAAGTAATGCTGCATCCAGTCCTGTCCGTGTGCCTACCCGCACCGTGAGGACAATATCTGCAAACACTGACCATCAATCCCTTGGTTTTGCACAACCAGCTCCTGCACCAGTGGCATCAGCTCCTAGTGGTGATGCTGCCCCTGAAAGTAGCAATGCTCATGAGGAAG AAGGTCACTCCATACATGTACGGAATTTGCCATATGATGCAACAGTGGAACAACTTGAGAAGGAGTTTAAGAAATTTGGGCCTATTAAGCGTGATGGGATCCAAGTCCGGAGTAGTAAG CAAGGATTCTGCTTTGGCTTTGTTGAATTTGAGACTTTGAGTTCCATGCAAAGTGCACTTGAG GCTTCACCTATCACCATCGGGGACCGCCCGGCAGTGATCGAGGAAAAGAGAACCACAACTCGAG TTAGCAGTGGTGGGAGAGGAAGGTTCTCTTCAGGAAGAGCTGGCTTTCGGAGTGACACTTTCAGGGGTCGTGGGAACTATGGTGGTGGCCGTAGCTATGGCAGGAATGAATTCAGAAACCAGGGTGAGTTTTCTGGGCGAGCCAGGGGAGCTGGACGAAATGGAGAGGGTTATCAGCGGGTGAATCTGAATGGAAGAGGTGGTGGACGTCAAGGTGCGGCAAACCGCAGTTCCGTTCCTGCTTGA
- the LOC18776519 gene encoding ras GTPase-activating protein-binding protein 1 isoform X2, which yields MQEASPASAPSAQLVGNAFVEQYYHILHESPQLVHRFYQDSSSLSRTDVNGNMATVTTMQAISQKIQSLNYGDYTAEIKTADSQESYEKGVIVLVTGCLTGKDNVGRKFAQTFFLAPQEKGYYVLNDVFRYIEDNESLQTNNVLVNGINESAPEAILTAEPEPTHAPDHLVVDRATSFEEEDLNNGPEVCDPSDNDEGSVIEEEIVEPPAHSSQNQGLADVDPTPDPAPETQEDVPKKSYASIVKVMKSNAASSPVRVPTRTVRTISANTDHQSLGFAQPAPAPVASAPSGDAAPESSNAHEEEGHSIHVRNLPYDATVEQLEKEFKKFGPIKRDGIQVRSSKQGFCFGFVEFETLSSMQSALEASPITIGDRPAVIEEKRTTTRVSSGGRGRFSSGRAGFRSDTFRGRGNYGGGRSYGRNEFRNQGEFSGRARGAGRNGEGYQRVNLNGRGGGRQGAANRSSVPA from the exons ATGCAGGAAGCATCTCCTGCCTCTGCTCCCAGTGCCCAACTTGTTGGCAATGCCTTTGTGGAGCAATATTACCATATTCTTCATGAATCTCCACAATTAGTGCATAGGTTTTATCAGGATTCCAGCTCTCTTAGCAGGACAGATGTCAATGGCAATATGGCAACAGTGACAACTATGCAA GCAATAAGTCAAAAAATTCAGTCCTTAAATTATGGAGACTATACGGCAGAAATAAAAACTGCAGATTCTCAGGAGTCTTATGAGAAAGGAGTGATTGTTCTCGTCACCGGATGCTTGACTGGAAAGGACAATGTGGGAAGAAAATTTGCCCAAACATTCTTTCTAGCTCCACAGGAGAAGGGGTATTATGTCTTAAATGATGTTTTTAGGTATATTGAGGACAATGAATCTTTGCAGACCAATAATGTCTTGGTTAACGGCATCAATGAAAGTGCTCCAGAAGCTATCTTGACAGCAGAACCAG AGCCTACTCACGCTCCCGATCATCTTGTGGTGGATCGTGCAACTTCCTTTGAGGAAGAGGATCTCAATAATGGTCCTGAAGTTTGTGATCCTTCAGATAATGATGAAGGATCAGTTATTGAAGAAGAGATTGTGGAGCCCCCAGCTCACTCAAGTCAGAATCAAGGTCTTGCAGATGTTGATCCAACCCCTGATCCTGCCCCTGAAACCCAGGAGGATGTTCCAAAGAAATCATATGCATCAATT GTGAAGGTAATGAAAAGTAATGCTGCATCCAGTCCTGTCCGTGTGCCTACCCGCACCGTGAGGACAATATCTGCAAACACTGACCATCAATCCCTTGGTTTTGCACAACCAGCTCCTGCACCAGTGGCATCAGCTCCTAGTGGTGATGCTGCCCCTGAAAGTAGCAATGCTCATGAGGAAG AAGGTCACTCCATACATGTACGGAATTTGCCATATGATGCAACAGTGGAACAACTTGAGAAGGAGTTTAAGAAATTTGGGCCTATTAAGCGTGATGGGATCCAAGTCCGGAGTAGTAAG CAAGGATTCTGCTTTGGCTTTGTTGAATTTGAGACTTTGAGTTCCATGCAAAGTGCACTTGAG GCTTCACCTATCACCATCGGGGACCGCCCGGCAGTGATCGAGGAAAAGAGAACCACAACTCGAG TTAGCAGTGGTGGGAGAGGAAGGTTCTCTTCAGGAAGAGCTGGCTTTCGGAGTGACACTTTCAGGGGTCGTGGGAACTATGGTGGTGGCCGTAGCTATGGCAGGAATGAATTCAGAAACCAGGGTGAGTTTTCTGGGCGAGCCAGGGGAGCTGGACGAAATGGAGAGGGTTATCAGCGGGTGAATCTGAATGGAAGAGGTGGTGGACGTCAAGGTGCGGCAAACCGCAGTTCCGTTCCTGCTTGA
- the LOC18776591 gene encoding transcription factor TCP5, translated as MISNSREKGFQAKQEGHNNTNNDGNSSNFNKASSSSTTTSRQWSGFRNPRIVRVSRTFGGKDRHSKVSTVRGLRDRRIRLSVPTAIQLYDLQDRLGLSQPSKVIDWLLDVTEDDIDKLPPLQVPHGFAHQFHQQMLNPHHSHDQGHQSNNSLAAAPFFDVNSSFMEADHQAHQRSSTTTNVGDRKGKSIKTHDEQDDDDQNHHQDGNIGGGQLLAQKLFPQGNHPSSIPGLLNNAMAYNYYHNYSEPSSLSLSQFGGHGFPPVPQIDHHSHMMSNALSFSTSMPSGSQLFFCPSTATPSLFGPYPPYITNPVVERGTTTSEPRSQANHFQFLSSSNSPNLLPNALMSSLQSLKSYPTSVNPKQLHSNSQDNNGSQPNKDHN; from the coding sequence ATGATATCAAATTCAAGGGAAAAGGGCTTCCAAGCAAAGCAAGAGGGCCACAACAACACCAATAATGATGGAAACAGTAGTAATTTCAACAAGGCATCATCATCAAGTACTACTACTTCAAGACAATGGTCTGGATTTAGAAATCCAAGGATTGTACGTGTCTCGCGCACCTTCGGAGGAAAAGATAGGCACAGCAAGGTTTCCACGGTGAGGGGATTGAGGGACAGGAGAATTAGGCTCTCAGTACCAACAGCCATTCAATTATATGACCTTCAAGACAGGCTTGGACTTAGCCAACCTAGTAAGGTAATAGACTGGCTGCTTGATGTTACTGAAGATGATATTGATAAGCTCCCACCTCTCCAAGTTCCTCATGGATTTGCTCATCAATTTCATCAGCAAATGCTAAATCCTCATCATTCTCATGATCAAGGTCACCAGTCTAACAATTCTCTTGCTGCTGCTCCTTTCTTTGATGTAAATTCTTCATTTATGGAGGCAGATCATCAAGCTCATCAAAGAAGTTCTACTACTACTAATGTGGGTGATCGGAAAGGCAAGTCAATCAAAACACATGATGaacaagatgatgatgatcaaaatcatcatcaagaTGGAAATATTGGGGGTGGACAACTCTTGGCTCAGAAGCtatttccccaaggcaatcaTCCTTCCTCAATACCTGGCCTGCTAAACAATGCCATGGCATACAATTACTATCATAATTATTCAGAGCCTTCAAGTTTATCTCTATCTCAATTTGGTGGCCATGGATTTCCACCAGTGCCCCAAATAGATCATCATAGCCATATGATGAGCAATGCCTTAtcattttcaacttcaatgCCATCTGGATCTCAATTGTTCTTCTGTCCATCAACAGCAACACCCTCCCTTTTCGGTCCATATCCTCCGTATATTACCAACCCGGTAGTGGAGAGAGGTACTACTACTAGTGAGCCAAGATCACAAGCCAACCATTTCCAATTTTTGAGCTCATCAAATTCACCAAATCTCCTACCAAATGCTCTCATGTCTTCTCTTCAGTCTTTGAAATCCTATCCAACATCGGTCAATCCCAAGCAGCTCCATTCGAATTCACAGGATAACAATGGAAGCCAACCAAACAAGGACCATAATTAA